One genomic region from Bacillus sp. SLBN-46 encodes:
- a CDS encoding diadenosine tetraphosphate hydrolase: MRKITLSNGNTVEVECLSCALTSGMIEPDGGVVVETEHFHAHQDVAYPIKGLIILASKRHIKCFDELTEEEKLDYINLLTKIRKAQREVLGIEYVYYFYNEDTTHHFHTWMVPRYEWMYEFGRSVESVRPVLLHARNNMNDEENVKSVMEAIKLLTVELNK; the protein is encoded by the coding sequence GTGAGAAAAATAACATTATCGAACGGAAATACAGTAGAGGTTGAATGCTTAAGCTGTGCCTTAACGAGTGGAATGATTGAGCCTGATGGGGGAGTCGTCGTGGAAACGGAACATTTCCATGCACACCAGGATGTGGCCTACCCGATTAAAGGGCTAATCATACTAGCGTCTAAGCGCCATATCAAATGTTTTGATGAATTAACGGAAGAAGAAAAGCTTGATTACATAAATCTTCTTACAAAGATTAGAAAAGCACAACGAGAAGTATTAGGTATCGAATATGTGTACTATTTTTATAATGAAGATACTACCCACCATTTTCACACTTGGATGGTCCCCCGCTATGAATGGATGTATGAGTTTGGGCGCTCCGTAGAATCGGTTCGCCCCGTCCTGCTTCATGCTAGAAATAACATGAATGATGAAGAAAATGTAAAAAGCGTAATGGAAGCTATTAAACTGCTAACCGTAGAGTTGAATAAATAG
- a CDS encoding GNAT family N-acetyltransferase gives MEAGETMKIRDAKEDEGPFIREKRINSYKEHAQCIPERHWEALKRSISSDADMNPGVERIVAELDGEILGSVALFPAKTDAYNGHIDALDYPEIRMLAVTPEARGKGVATALISECVRRSKEKGYSSIGLHTGEFMESAQRLYERLGFERLPQFDFEPAGDGIIVKAYRLMFD, from the coding sequence ATGGAAGCAGGTGAAACAATGAAGATCCGTGATGCAAAAGAGGATGAAGGTCCATTCATTCGAGAAAAAAGAATTAACTCTTACAAAGAACATGCACAGTGTATTCCTGAAAGACATTGGGAAGCACTTAAGCGATCGATATCTTCAGATGCTGATATGAACCCAGGAGTTGAAAGAATCGTAGCTGAATTAGATGGGGAAATCTTAGGTAGTGTGGCTCTGTTCCCAGCTAAAACGGATGCATACAACGGGCATATTGATGCTCTAGACTATCCTGAAATTCGTATGCTCGCTGTTACACCGGAAGCACGGGGAAAAGGAGTAGCAACTGCATTAATTTCCGAATGCGTTCGGAGGTCAAAGGAGAAAGGTTATTCATCGATTGGGTTACATACCGGAGAATTTATGGAAAGCGCTCAGAGACTGTATGAAAGACTCGGTTTTGAGCGTTTGCCGCAATTCGACTTTGAACCTGCAGGCGACGGAATTATTGTGAAGGCTTATCGGCTAATGTTTGATTGA